The following proteins are encoded in a genomic region of Elgaria multicarinata webbii isolate HBS135686 ecotype San Diego chromosome 16, rElgMul1.1.pri, whole genome shotgun sequence:
- the CTXND1 gene encoding cortexin domain-containing 1 protein, protein MEGPTPEPPFVDVDKGLTLACFVFLCLFLIVMIIRCAKVIMDPYSAIPTSTWEEQHLDD, encoded by the coding sequence ATGGAAGGACCAACACCCGAACCTCCCTTTGTCGACGTGGACAAAGGACTAACGTTAGCATGCTTCGTCTTCCTTTGCCTTTTCCTGATCGTCATGATTATCCGCTGTGCCAAAGTCATCATGGACCCTTACAGCGCCATCCCAACGTCCACGTGGGAGGAGCAGCACCTGGATGACTGA